A window from Halomicrobium urmianum encodes these proteins:
- a CDS encoding PspA/IM30 family protein, with protein MTLFDRISFAVRAWLNDLLNRTADPSAELDYSYEQMRDELQEVNRGIADLTTQKKRLELHRERLRSNAEKHDEQVREAVRQERDDLARRALQKKHAATDQIADLDEQIQRLQATQDRLVQRQVDVRGRIEGFRTRKETLKARHEAARASARVAEAFTGVGGEMGDVSRAIERASERTEQMEARAAALEELEETGALDDILSDGDEIDRELERQSTEQRVDRELEELKTQLGRETEATDLEAAETEEAAN; from the coding sequence GTGACGCTCTTCGACCGCATCTCCTTCGCCGTCAGGGCCTGGCTGAACGACCTGCTGAACCGCACCGCGGACCCGTCGGCGGAACTGGACTACTCCTACGAGCAGATGCGGGACGAGCTGCAGGAGGTCAACCGCGGCATCGCCGACCTCACGACCCAGAAGAAGCGCCTGGAGCTGCACCGCGAGCGCCTCCGCTCGAACGCCGAGAAGCACGACGAGCAGGTCCGCGAGGCGGTCCGGCAGGAGCGCGACGACCTGGCCCGGCGAGCGCTCCAGAAGAAACACGCCGCCACCGACCAGATCGCCGACCTCGACGAGCAGATCCAGCGGCTCCAGGCCACGCAGGACCGACTCGTCCAGCGGCAGGTGGACGTCCGGGGCCGGATCGAGGGGTTCCGGACGCGCAAGGAGACGCTCAAGGCGCGCCACGAGGCGGCGCGGGCGTCGGCGCGCGTCGCGGAGGCGTTCACGGGCGTCGGCGGGGAGATGGGCGACGTCAGCCGCGCCATCGAGCGGGCCAGCGAGCGCACCGAGCAGATGGAGGCCCGCGCGGCGGCGCTGGAGGAGCTCGAGGAGACCGGCGCGCTCGACGACATCCTCTCCGACGGCGACGAGATCGACCGGGAACTGGAGCGGCAGTCGACCGAACAGCGCGTCGATCGGGAACTCGAGGAGCTGAAGACGCAACTGGGACGCGAGACCGAAGCGACCGACTTGGAGGCGGCGGAGACCGAGGAGGCGGCGAACTGA
- a CDS encoding ABC transporter ATP-binding protein, whose amino-acid sequence MDEVLVAEELRRAYGDAVALSGVSLSLSAGEVFALVGPNGAGKTTLVRALTGTTDAEGRVELFGGPPREVARERIGLLPQSFGPPSRLTARELVDYYAGLYDEHRPVEGVLDDVGLADAADTHYEDLSGGQRRRVCVGTALVNEPDLLFLDEPTTGIDPAGRRDLWDLIEGLADEGVTVLVTTHYMEEAERLADRVGLLADGELVAVDDPGTLVAEHGGESRLTVAGAFDPEAADALDYPTTVAEGTLTVRGVDPREIGRVVERLETAGVEYEELSWSEPSLEDAYLELTGRSVDGGARTGIGAVDRGGPVVAGGER is encoded by the coding sequence ATGGACGAGGTACTGGTGGCCGAGGAGCTCCGCCGGGCGTACGGGGACGCGGTGGCCCTCTCGGGGGTGTCGCTGTCGCTGTCGGCGGGCGAGGTGTTCGCGCTGGTGGGGCCCAACGGCGCCGGCAAGACGACGCTCGTCCGGGCGCTGACGGGAACGACGGACGCCGAGGGTCGCGTCGAACTGTTCGGCGGCCCGCCGCGCGAGGTCGCCCGCGAGCGGATCGGCCTCCTGCCCCAGTCGTTCGGGCCGCCGTCGCGGCTGACCGCCCGCGAACTGGTCGACTACTACGCGGGCCTGTACGACGAGCACCGGCCGGTCGAGGGCGTCCTCGACGACGTGGGGCTGGCCGACGCGGCCGACACCCACTACGAGGACCTCTCGGGCGGGCAGCGCCGGCGCGTCTGCGTCGGGACGGCGCTGGTCAACGAGCCGGACCTGCTGTTTCTCGACGAGCCGACGACGGGCATCGACCCGGCCGGCCGGCGCGACCTCTGGGACCTGATCGAGGGGCTGGCCGACGAGGGCGTGACGGTGCTGGTCACGACGCACTACATGGAGGAGGCCGAGCGGCTGGCCGACCGCGTGGGCCTGCTGGCGGACGGCGAACTGGTCGCCGTCGACGACCCGGGGACGCTGGTGGCCGAACACGGCGGCGAGTCCCGGTTGACGGTCGCGGGCGCGTTCGACCCGGAGGCCGCCGACGCGCTCGACTATCCGACGACCGTCGCGGAGGGGACGCTCACCGTCCGCGGCGTCGATCCGCGCGAAATCGGCCGCGTCGTCGAGCGACTGGAGACGGCCGGCGTCGAGTACGAGGAGCTCTCCTGGTCGGAGCCGTCGCTGGAGGACGCCTACCTCGAACTGACGGGGCGGTCCGTCGACGGCGGCGCGAGGACCGGAATCGGGGCCGTCGATCGCGGCGGACCCGTCGTCGCGGGGGGCGAGCGATGA
- a CDS encoding ABC transporter permease: MSRVGRVSAEVTAARKAFLRRRTAVFFTFFFPLLLVVIFGTVIGTGAAGGFLGGTPAENVAAYLAVVVLFTPLSRVGSEVARSREGNRFEKLATTPLSRVEWLLAHSLVNVAVIGIAGLLLLVAAVAVTGAEVVVSPTSVLFVPAFVATGVVAFCGVGAVIGSVADSQDGVIAAANGLALPLILLSETFVPPAALPGWLPTELSPLTYFARGVRAVLTENAAGAGAANLAVLAAVAVMALLVGAVALPRTD; the protein is encoded by the coding sequence ATGAGCCGCGTCGGACGGGTGAGCGCGGAGGTGACGGCCGCCCGAAAGGCCTTCCTCCGGCGCCGGACGGCGGTCTTTTTCACCTTCTTCTTCCCGCTCCTGCTGGTGGTCATCTTCGGCACGGTGATCGGCACCGGTGCTGCCGGAGGGTTCCTCGGCGGCACGCCGGCGGAGAACGTCGCCGCCTACCTCGCCGTGGTCGTCCTGTTCACGCCGCTCTCGCGGGTCGGCAGCGAGGTCGCTCGGTCCCGGGAGGGCAACCGCTTCGAGAAGCTCGCGACCACGCCGCTCTCGCGAGTCGAGTGGCTCCTCGCTCACTCGCTCGTGAACGTCGCCGTCATCGGAATCGCAGGCCTCCTGTTGCTGGTCGCCGCCGTCGCGGTCACGGGTGCCGAGGTCGTCGTCTCGCCGACTTCCGTCCTGTTCGTCCCGGCGTTCGTCGCGACCGGCGTCGTCGCGTTCTGCGGCGTCGGCGCCGTCATCGGCAGCGTCGCCGACTCCCAGGACGGCGTCATCGCGGCCGCGAACGGCCTCGCGCTGCCCCTGATTCTCCTCTCGGAGACGTTCGTCCCGCCCGCGGCGCTGCCCGGATGGCTCCCGACCGAACTGTCGCCGCTGACCTACTTCGCTCGCGGCGTCCGTGCCGTGCTGACGGAGAACGCGGCCGGCGCGGGCGCGGCGAACCTGGCCGTCCTCGCGGCCGTCGCCGTGATGGCGCTGCTGGTCGGCGCGGTCGCGCTACCGCGGACGGACTGA
- the meaB gene encoding methylmalonyl Co-A mutase-associated GTPase MeaB yields the protein MSLVDDLLAGDQRALARVITRIEDRAPGYREDVAALHRHAGGAHVIGVTGPPGAGKSTLVDRIAAAYRERGRTVGVIAVDPASPFTGGAVLGDRIRLGANAGDPGVFVRSMSARGTLGGLSTATTDAVTALDAFGTDVVIVETVGAGQNEVEVVGAADTVAVLVPPGSGDDVQMLKAGVLEIADLFAVNKADLDGADRTVRQLREMLQQRRSEGEDDAPAWDPPILETVADRGEGVEAFVDAVADHLDWLESSGRREEQVRERYAAAVRTLLREDTRDLLAEELAARGGLEEQVDRVVARETDPYSVAEAVLAPLRECVRERREGSGDGE from the coding sequence ATGAGCCTCGTCGACGACCTGCTGGCGGGCGACCAGCGAGCGCTGGCCCGCGTGATCACGCGCATCGAGGACCGGGCACCGGGCTACCGTGAGGACGTCGCAGCGTTGCACCGACACGCCGGCGGCGCGCACGTGATCGGCGTGACGGGCCCGCCAGGGGCCGGCAAGTCGACGCTCGTGGATCGCATCGCTGCGGCCTACCGGGAGCGGGGACGGACGGTCGGCGTCATCGCGGTCGACCCCGCGTCGCCGTTCACCGGCGGCGCAGTCCTGGGCGACCGGATCCGACTGGGCGCCAACGCGGGTGACCCGGGCGTGTTCGTCCGCTCGATGTCCGCCCGGGGCACGCTGGGTGGACTCTCGACGGCGACGACGGACGCCGTCACCGCGCTCGACGCCTTCGGGACGGACGTGGTCATCGTCGAGACGGTCGGCGCGGGGCAGAACGAGGTAGAGGTCGTCGGCGCGGCGGACACGGTCGCGGTGCTCGTCCCGCCCGGCAGCGGCGACGACGTGCAGATGCTCAAGGCCGGCGTCCTCGAGATCGCCGACCTGTTCGCCGTCAACAAGGCCGACCTCGACGGCGCCGACCGGACCGTGCGGCAACTGCGGGAGATGCTCCAGCAGCGCCGGAGCGAGGGCGAAGACGACGCTCCCGCGTGGGACCCGCCGATCCTCGAGACGGTCGCCGACCGCGGCGAGGGGGTCGAGGCGTTCGTCGACGCGGTCGCCGACCACCTCGACTGGCTGGAGTCGTCGGGCCGCCGCGAGGAGCAGGTCCGGGAGCGGTACGCGGCGGCGGTGCGGACCCTCCTGCGGGAGGACACGCGCGACCTGCTCGCCGAGGAACTGGCGGCCCGCGGCGGCCTCGAGGAGCAGGTCGACCGCGTCGTCGCCCGGGAGACCGACCCCTACTCCGTCGCGGAGGCGGTGCTGGCGCCGCTCCGGGAGTGCGTCCGGGAGCGCCGCGAGGGGAGCGGCGACGGCGAGTGA
- a CDS encoding SelT/SelW/SelH family protein — MTRVEIEYCVPCGFRERALDVQRAILAACEDEIDELALVMGEHGVFRVLVGEEIVFDKDEGEFDVDAIARDVRAAL; from the coding sequence ATGACCCGCGTCGAAATCGAGTACTGCGTGCCCTGTGGCTTCCGCGAGCGAGCGCTCGACGTCCAGCGAGCGATCCTCGCCGCCTGCGAGGACGAGATCGACGAACTGGCGCTGGTGATGGGCGAGCACGGCGTGTTCCGCGTGCTGGTGGGCGAGGAGATCGTCTTCGACAAGGACGAGGGCGAGTTCGACGTCGACGCCATCGCGCGGGACGTCCGGGCGGCGCTCTGA
- a CDS encoding D-2-hydroxyacid dehydrogenase: MSDSDVDVLVLRKGTHGMPADDYAAALRERLPDHRIERARTPRAERDLAESARVISSTSVDLDLVERADRLELFAGVAAGYGHLPLDELAERGVAVTNASGIHAPNIAEQVIGFVLAHARRLRTALHRQERSEWRHFQMKELQGGTVTVVGMGAIGEAVLQRISAFEVDTVGVRYTPEKGGPADEVIGFDEDDLHDALADTDYLLIAAPLTDTTRGLIGEAEFDTLPPNAFLVNVGRGPIVDTDALIGALRDNQIDGAGLDVTDPEPLPRDHPLWDFENVFVTPHNAGHSPKHWERLADIVAGNVERLDDGADPEDLENLVRAPDPET, encoded by the coding sequence ATGAGCGACAGCGACGTAGACGTCCTCGTCCTGCGGAAGGGCACCCACGGGATGCCGGCCGACGACTACGCGGCGGCGCTTCGGGAGCGACTCCCCGACCACCGGATCGAGCGCGCGCGGACGCCCCGGGCAGAGCGGGACCTCGCCGAGAGCGCCCGGGTCATCTCGTCGACGAGCGTCGACCTGGACCTCGTCGAGCGGGCCGACCGCCTGGAACTGTTCGCCGGCGTGGCGGCGGGCTACGGCCACCTCCCGCTGGACGAACTGGCCGAGCGCGGCGTGGCCGTCACGAACGCCTCGGGCATCCACGCGCCGAACATCGCCGAGCAGGTGATCGGGTTCGTCCTCGCGCACGCGAGGCGGCTGCGGACGGCGCTCCACCGCCAGGAGCGAAGCGAGTGGCGTCACTTCCAGATGAAGGAGCTGCAGGGCGGCACCGTCACCGTCGTCGGGATGGGCGCCATCGGCGAGGCCGTCCTCCAGCGGATCTCCGCCTTCGAGGTCGACACCGTCGGCGTCCGATACACCCCCGAGAAGGGGGGTCCGGCCGACGAGGTGATCGGGTTCGACGAGGACGACCTCCACGATGCGCTCGCCGACACGGACTACCTCCTGATCGCCGCGCCGCTGACGGACACAACCCGCGGGCTGATCGGCGAGGCGGAGTTCGACACGCTCCCGCCGAACGCCTTCCTCGTCAACGTCGGCCGCGGCCCCATCGTCGACACGGACGCCCTGATCGGCGCGCTGCGCGACAACCAGATCGACGGTGCCGGGCTGGACGTGACCGACCCCGAGCCGCTGCCCCGCGACCACCCGCTGTGGGACTTCGAGAACGTCTTCGTGACGCCGCACAACGCCGGACACAGCCCGAAGCACTGGGAGCGGCTCGCCGACATCGTCGCCGGCAACGTCGAGCGACTCGACGACGGCGCCGACCCCGAGGACCTGGAGAACCTCGTCCGGGCGCCAGATCCGGAGACGTAG
- a CDS encoding cobalamin B12-binding domain-containing protein — protein MSADRRRETEERPIRCLVAKVGLDGHDRGAHVISRAFRDAGFEVIYSGLHRAPEEVVQAAVQEDVDVLGVSILSGAHETLVPQILDGLREYGALADTLVLVGGIVPEGDQAELLGQGVDEIFGPGASMTETIEYVREHAPERER, from the coding sequence ATGAGCGCGGACCGGCGACGGGAGACGGAGGAGCGACCTATCCGCTGTCTGGTCGCGAAGGTGGGGCTGGACGGACACGACCGCGGCGCGCACGTCATCTCGCGGGCGTTCCGGGACGCGGGGTTCGAGGTCATCTACTCCGGGCTCCACCGGGCCCCCGAGGAGGTCGTGCAGGCGGCCGTCCAGGAGGACGTGGACGTGCTGGGCGTCTCCATCCTCTCGGGCGCCCACGAGACGCTTGTGCCCCAGATTCTCGACGGACTGCGGGAGTACGGCGCGCTGGCGGACACGCTCGTTCTCGTCGGCGGCATCGTCCCCGAGGGCGACCAGGCGGAGCTGCTGGGGCAGGGCGTCGACGAGATCTTCGGGCCCGGCGCGTCGATGACGGAAACGATCGAGTACGTCCGCGAGCACGCCCCCGAGCGGGAGCGATGA